The DNA sequence TCCGCCACATAAGGCTCCAGCATTTCTCTGTACTGCATCAGCTGATTATAAACATCGTCCGCTTTCAGTTCCGGCTGATGATACAGCTCACGGAAAAGGACATTCTTAATCGACAGCACATGGTCAATCTTTTCACGAATGCTGGCTTCATCGTCAAAAAGTTCCGCTACCTGAAAACCAATTTTCGCATATTTATCCGAATAGAAAGGCGCAATGCCGCTTTTGGTAGAGCCAAAAGACTTTCCCGCCAGACGCGCCTCTTCAAAGGTGTCCTGCTGAATATGATACGGCATGACAACCTGCGCGCGGTCAGAAACGACCACGTGCGGTTTTGGCACACCGCGGGACTCCAAACCGGCAATTTCCTGTACCAGTTTTTCCGGACTGAGCGCTACGCCATTGCCGATAACATTGGTGACGTGGTCATAAAAGACACCGGAAGGCAGCTGATGCAGTGCGAATTTTCCATACTGGTTAACAATCGTATGACCCGCATTGCAGCCACCCTGAAAGCGGACAACAAGATCTGCTTTCTCTGCTTCCACATCGGTGATTTTTCCTTTGCCCTCATCGCCCCAGTTTGCGCCAACAATAGCTTTTACCATAAGAGTACTCCTATCCAGCTGCGCCGCTGCAGCCACTTGACAAGTAACAGTATGGTCCTTTTCCTGAACACAGGGATCCGGCCTCTGTCACTGCTCCGTCCACGGCTTATTTAACGAAGCAGAACAGAATTTATTCTACCACATAAATCATCTTTCGTAAACCATTAAACCGTTATGGCCACCGCATCGTCCGGAAACTCCGCATACTGTGCCAGCACCGGCGCCACGGTTTCCTTCAAAAATTCTTCTGTCTGTTGCGGTGCACACCCCACATACTTTTCGGGTTTCACCACTTCCTGTAGCTGCTCCAGTGTGACACCAAAAATCGGGTCATCCGCAATGCGCTGCAGAAGGTCGTTTTCCCCGCCCTCTTCCTTGACAACCTTGCTGGCCGCCATGGAATGCTGCCGAATATGCTCATGCAGCTGCTGACGGTCGCCGCCGCGCTTGACAGCGTCCATCATGATATTTTCTGTTGCCATAAAGGGCAGTTCTCGCTGCAAATGCTGCATAATCACCTTTGGATATACGACCAGACCGTCCGCAACATTGCGGTACAGGTTCAAGATACCGTCCACTGCCAGGAATGCTTCCGGCACAGAAATTCGCTTGTTTGCGGAATCGTCCAATGTACGTTCAAACCACTGTGTGGAAGCCGTCATAGCCGGATTCAGTGCATCGGCAATGACATAGCGGGCAAGGGACGCAATACGTTCACTGCGCATAGGATTGCGTTTATAGGCCATCGCAGAAGAGCCAATCTGCTTTTTCTCGAACGGCTCTTCCACCTCTTTCAAATGCTGCAGCAGGCGAATGTCATTGCTGAACTTCGCCGCGCTTTGGGCAACACCAGAAAGGACATTCAGCACCTGACTGTCCAGTTTGCGGGAGTAGGTCTGACCAGAAACCGGGAAAACACCGGAGAAGCCCATCTTTTCCGCAATCTTGCAGTCCACCGCTTTTACCTTCTTATGGTCCCCGTCAAACAGCTCGAGAAAGCTTGCCTGTGTACCGGTGGTTCCCTTGCTGCCCAGCAGCTTTGCCTTACTCAGCTGGTAGCGCACATCTTCCAAGTCCATCAGAAGGTCCTGCATCCACAGTGTAGCGCGTTTGCCGACTGTAGTTGGCTGGGCCGGCTGAAAATGCGTAAATGCCAGTGTCGGTTGGTCCTTTTCCTTTTCAGCAAACTTCGCCAGCACCCGCAGCACGCTGACAATCTTCTTTTCAACCAGCTGCAATGCTTCCGTCATAATAATAATATCAGTATTATCGCCAACATAGCAGGAAGTGGCACCGAGGTGGATAATAGGCTCTGCCTTTGGGCACTGTACGCCAAACGCATAAACATGGCTCATAACGTCGTGACGGACTTCTTTTTCACGGGCTTCCGCAACGTCATAGTTAATATCGTCCCGGTGCGCTTTCATTTCATCGATCTGCTCCTGCGTAATGGAAAGGCCCAGTTCTTTTTCCGACTCAGCCAGCGCAATCCACAGCCGCCGCCAAGTACGGAATTTTTTGTCCGGGGAAAACAGATATTTCATTTCCTTGTCCGCATACCGCGCAGAAAGCGGCGATTCATACGTATCTTTCAAGTGCAGAGTTCCTCCTTTTACTTTACCCGCTGGATAGGCTTGGTATAATCATACATTTTATCCGCAACGGAAACATTCGGTATTGGCGCGGGGTAATGTCCGGTGAAGCAGGCGTCACAGAAGCCGCCCTCTACACCAAGCATAGGCGCAAGATTTTCCACACGCAGGTAGTCAATCGAGTCAGCACCGCTCATTTTGCCAATTTCCTCAACTGTATGCTGGCAGGCAATCAGGCAGTCCTTGTCCGGAATATCCGTGCCGTAATAGCAGGGCCACCGGAACGGCGGCGAGCTGATGCGCAGATGTACTTCTTTGGCACCCGCGTCCCGCAGGACACTGACCAAACGTGCACAGGTTGTCCCGCGCACAATGGAGTCATCCAACAACACCACACGCTTGCCACGGAAGGCGTGTGGAATCAGGTTCAGTTTCAGCCGAACACTCTTTTCACGCTCTCCCTGTGTTGGTTTAATGAACGTACGGCCAATGTAAGAATTCTTAACAATGCCCTTCTGGTAAGGAATTCCGCTGGCTTCCGCATAGCCAATCGCCGCATCAATACCGGATTCCGGCACACCGATGACTACATCAGCATCCACAGGTTTCTGCTTCCACAGCAGACAGCCCGCACGCTTGCGCGCTTCATAGACATTGATACCATCAATGACGCTGTCCGGCCGTGCAAAGTAAATGTACTCAAATACACACAGGGATTTGTGCCGTCCCGTCGGTTTCTGCACAACGTGCAAACCGTCCCGGTCCGCCATAACA is a window from the Caproicibacterium lactatifermentans genome containing:
- the purB gene encoding adenylosuccinate lyase: MKDTYESPLSARYADKEMKYLFSPDKKFRTWRRLWIALAESEKELGLSITQEQIDEMKAHRDDINYDVAEAREKEVRHDVMSHVYAFGVQCPKAEPIIHLGATSCYVGDNTDIIIMTEALQLVEKKIVSVLRVLAKFAEKEKDQPTLAFTHFQPAQPTTVGKRATLWMQDLLMDLEDVRYQLSKAKLLGSKGTTGTQASFLELFDGDHKKVKAVDCKIAEKMGFSGVFPVSGQTYSRKLDSQVLNVLSGVAQSAAKFSNDIRLLQHLKEVEEPFEKKQIGSSAMAYKRNPMRSERIASLARYVIADALNPAMTASTQWFERTLDDSANKRISVPEAFLAVDGILNLYRNVADGLVVYPKVIMQHLQRELPFMATENIMMDAVKRGGDRQQLHEHIRQHSMAASKVVKEEGGENDLLQRIADDPIFGVTLEQLQEVVKPEKYVGCAPQQTEEFLKETVAPVLAQYAEFPDDAVAITV
- the purF gene encoding amidophosphoribosyltransferase, whose translation is MLNEFAYEQKPHEECGVFGICSPDASVNVAYASYNGLLAQQHRGQESCGIVTNDRGVFSSSKSMGLVTEAFDQQVLDSLLGQMACAHVRYSTAGASVRENAQPLVMRYIKGTIAIAHNGNLTNAYELHEELIQKGCIFQTTIDTEAIAYIIAQQRVTSSSIEEAVIRTLPYLRGSYSLVVMSPQKLIAARDPNGFRPLVIGRIGERTYVFASETCALDACGATFVRDVEPGEVVMADRDGLHVVQKPTGRHKSLCVFEYIYFARPDSVIDGINVYEARKRAGCLLWKQKPVDADVVIGVPESGIDAAIGYAEASGIPYQKGIVKNSYIGRTFIKPTQGEREKSVRLKLNLIPHAFRGKRVVLLDDSIVRGTTCARLVSVLRDAGAKEVHLRISSPPFRWPCYYGTDIPDKDCLIACQHTVEEIGKMSGADSIDYLRVENLAPMLGVEGGFCDACFTGHYPAPIPNVSVADKMYDYTKPIQRVK